One Mycolicibacterium fortuitum subsp. fortuitum genomic window carries:
- a CDS encoding SufE family protein has translation MPAALAEVVSDFQEVAGQDKLQLLLEFANELPPLPSHLEEAAMEPVPECQSPLFLDVDASDRDNVRLFFSAPPEAPTTRGFAAILAAGLDGQPADDILAVPDDFYTALGLAALISPLRLRGMSAMLTRIKRRLRGA, from the coding sequence ATGCCGGCCGCCCTGGCAGAGGTTGTCTCCGACTTCCAGGAGGTGGCCGGCCAGGACAAGCTGCAGCTGTTGTTGGAGTTCGCCAATGAGCTACCCCCGCTGCCGAGCCATCTCGAAGAGGCGGCCATGGAGCCGGTTCCCGAGTGCCAGTCTCCGTTGTTCCTCGACGTCGACGCGTCCGATCGGGACAACGTGCGCCTGTTCTTCAGCGCTCCCCCGGAGGCACCGACCACCCGGGGGTTCGCCGCGATCCTGGCGGCTGGTCTGGACGGCCAGCCTGCTGATGACATCCTGGCTGTGCCCGATGATTTCTACACCGCGCTGGGATTGGCCGCGTTGATCAGCCCGCTGCGGCTGCGGGGTATGTCGGCGATGCTGACGCGGATCAAGCGCCGGTTGCGCGGGGCCTGA